Proteins encoded together in one Janthinobacterium tructae window:
- a CDS encoding sulfotransferase family protein, which produces MTSHFIGVAGLPRAGSTLLCQLLAQHPDLYCEGNSSPLCNTLLGMRRMVSDDSFFLSQLDSTFDASYDHLKTAMQGFLRGWYQDCGKQGVVDKNRAWLHCVEMLLQLAPEAKVIVCVRELGQVYGSIEAQHQRTILVDFIDHLADFDRMGRADMLFAKDRTIGAPLSSLHAVLDLPVEVQKKLYFVRFEDLMARPVECMSHLYAWLGLAPWQIDPHNLAVGIQESDSHYRMKYTHRQQATISVPKLHAIPPRIQAQIESAYDWFYELYYPQHQRAAMPSA; this is translated from the coding sequence ATGACATCCCATTTCATTGGCGTGGCCGGCTTGCCACGCGCTGGCTCCACCTTGCTGTGCCAGTTACTGGCGCAGCATCCCGACCTGTATTGCGAAGGCAATAGTTCCCCCCTGTGCAATACCTTGTTGGGCATGCGGCGCATGGTCAGCGACGATTCTTTTTTCCTGTCGCAGCTCGATAGCACCTTCGACGCCAGCTATGACCATTTGAAAACGGCCATGCAGGGCTTCCTGCGCGGCTGGTACCAGGATTGCGGCAAGCAGGGCGTGGTGGACAAGAACCGCGCCTGGCTGCATTGCGTGGAGATGCTGCTGCAACTGGCGCCGGAAGCGAAAGTCATCGTCTGCGTGCGCGAACTGGGCCAGGTCTACGGCTCCATCGAAGCGCAGCACCAGCGCACCATTCTTGTCGATTTTATCGATCACCTGGCCGATTTTGACCGCATGGGGCGCGCGGACATGCTGTTTGCCAAGGATCGCACCATAGGCGCGCCCTTGAGCTCCCTGCACGCCGTGCTGGACCTGCCGGTCGAGGTGCAGAAAAAGCTGTATTTCGTGCGTTTCGAAGACTTGATGGCGCGGCCGGTGGAATGCATGTCGCACCTGTATGCGTGGCTGGGTCTGGCGCCATGGCAGATCGATCCGCATAATCTGGCCGTCGGGATACAGGAAAGCGACAGCCATTACCGCATGAAATACACGCACCGCCAGCAGGCGACGATCAGCGTGCCGAAGCTGCATGCGATTCCCCCGCGCATCCAGGCGCAGATCGAAAGCGCGTATGACTGGTTTTATGAACTGTATTATCCGCAACACCAACGCGCGGCAATGCCCTCCGCCTGA
- a CDS encoding YDG domain-containing protein yields MNRIYRSIWNQATGAYAAVSENVKSAGKRSMPGCSGGGAHFALTSMAAALMLGYGSLALAGPAGGTVVAGQATINGAPGATVIKQGSQNAVINWASFNVGKGESVQFQQPNSNAVALNRVLGSDGTIILGNLSANGKVFIVNPNGVLFGQGASVNTAGLVASTLDINNADFMAGKYQFSGNGTGKVLNQGSISAPGGYVALLGANVSNEGTIQARLGSVALAAGRAITLDVAGDGLLNVAVNAGAVGALVNNGGMIRADGGSVVLTAQAAGDLLKTVVNNTGVIEAQTIDTRGGTIKLLGDMQSGTVNAGGTLDASAPLTGNGGFVDTSAAHVKIDDALKVTTASAKGMSGTWLIDPTDFNIAVSGGDMTGTFLSNSLKSGNVQIQSVSGAGGTQGNINVNDNVNWSANKLTLTAQNNININKAMRGSGTASLALEYGQSGVAAGNLATYNVKAEVDLPSGNNFSTKLGSDGGVTVYQVINSLGAFNSTTGNDVQGLEGNLSGNYVLGSNIDARATGSWESGKGFMPIGNDTTPFTGTLDGLGHEIIGLTINRPEMAIGMFGNIGTGGAVRNMGLGNVSVAGSVAAYASSSYAGIGALAAVNNGKIDNVYSSGAVHGSGYINMGALVGTNAGTISNSRAAGTVVAGGFGAAGGLVGENAAGGFIKNSSSAVAATSTNYFAGGLAVYNRGTISDSYATGAVSVGGTGGSYGGGLAAINTGEGTVTNSYATGNVTGASGLGGLLGRIESGAVTNSYATGNVTGTNNLGGLVGVSAGPISNSYATGNVTGNSTVGGVVGYNIGVALTNAYYSGKLTTTGINNGAIVGDHNGGSIVNAYFNSTLNPAATAVGHVGNGATTVAQGLTSAQMLQGSNFAGFNFTTTAGAAGNNWVIVSGDGSLNGASAGTRPMLASEWSNTINSTHQLQLMAMSKAASYTLGSSFSAASTAANGNDVWGSTGFIPVGTAGSAFTGSLDGTGHIVSNLNIIKSGVAGVGLFGVVGSGGVIANVGLSGGTISGGDNTGALVGTNGGSVSGSFATSAVTGANNVGGLVGSNTGTGTIKDSYASGAVTGSSGAGGLVGSNSGTLDTSYANGSVSGAGGGLVGTGAGSVTGSYWDSTASGKATSAGGTELTTSGLKTLSNYTGAGWELGQMWVAYDGQSAPFLRSFMKQIAVRVSYDSKVYDGVAYAGGSNSVTYSNTVAGADLLGTLAYAGNATGAVNAGTYGVSASGLYATGGQSGYAISYIDGGLVITPKALTVTGATAADKTYDGSATAAITGGALNGLVGGETLVLNSVSGVFNSQNAGNGKAVTVTGASLGNGSGLASNYTVGSSSAGTANITPKALTVTGATAADKTYDGNATAAITGGALHGLVSGETLVLNSASGVFNNQNAGNGKAVTVTGASLGNDSGLASNYTVAQSSAGTANITPKALTVTGATAADKTYDGNATAALTGGALNGLVGGETLVLNSASGVFNNQNAGNAKAVTLTGASLGDGTGLASNYTVAQSSAGTANITPKALTVTGATAADKTYDGSATAAITGGALDGLVSGETLVLNSASGVFNNQNAGNGKAVTVTGASLGDDSGLASNYTVAQSSAGTANITPKALTVTGATAADKTYDGNATAALTGGALNGLVGGETLVLNSASGVFNNQNAGNGKAVTVTGASLGNGSGLASNYTVAQSSAGTANITPKALTVTGATAADKTYDGSATAAITGGALDGLVSGETLVLNSASGVFNNQNAGNGKAVTLTGASLGDGTGLASNYTVAQSSAGTANITPKALTVTGATAADKTYDGNATAAITGGALHGLVGGETLVLNSASGVFNNQNAGNAKAVTVTGASLGDGTGLASNYTVAQSSAGTANITPKALTVTGATAADKTYDGNATAALTGGALDGLVSGETLVLNSASGVFNNQNAGNGKAVTVTGASLGDGTGLASNYTVAQSSAGTANITPKALTVTDVTASSRVYDGTQQASLSGGVLSGLVGLETLNLDLSNQAGTFSDKNVGAGKVVTVTGATVADGTGLASNYAFSNATGVTANISKATISSVSNVGVNNKTYDGSMTATLSGTAIFNGKAGADNLTVSSGNGSFVDKNAGAGKTVNVSNITLGGADAGNYLLDSTTSSGVADIAKATISSVSNVGVDNKTYDGLRTATLKGTASFDGIIGNDSLSVAGSGLFSDKNAGTAKVVTVSGITLAGADAGNYILGSNASSGTADITPKALTVAGQVAGNKVYDGNAVAQLSGGSLVGLVGGETLGFSGQTAAFSDKNAASAKTVTVSGTTLLDGSGAASNYTVVNPTGLTASITPKALTVAGQVAGNKVYDGNAVAQLLGGSLVGLVGDETLVIAGQTAAFSDKNAASAKTVTVSGTTLLDGSGAASNYTVVNPTGLTASITPKALTVAGQFAGNKVYDGNAVAQLLGGSLVGLVGDETLVIAGQTAAFSDKNAANAKTVTVSGTTLLDGSGAASNYTVVNPTGLTASITPKALTVAGQVAGNKVYDGNAVAQLSGGSLVGLVGDETLVIAGQTAAFSDKNAASAKTVTVSGTTLLDGSGAASNYTVVNPTGLTASITPKALTVAGQVAGNKVYDGNAVAQLLGGSLVGLVGDETLVIAGQTAAFSDKNAASAKTVTVSGTTLLDGSGSASNYSVSNPTGLTASITPKALTVAGQIAGNKVYDGNTVAQLIGGSLVGLVGDETLAIAGQTAAFSDKNAASAKTVTVSGTTLLDGSGAASNYTVVNPTGLTASITPASISAISGIVAANKVYDGGTAASLNLAGASFNGMLAGDALSLGSGPVLGTFSDKNAALGKTVVISGLGLAGADAGNYVLASSLASTTATITPAALTVSAIGVNKVYDASTTAAVSLRDNRIGNDQLSIASNGASFSDKNAGVGKTVTVAGISLSGTDAGNYVVNSSASTTATISQAALTVKVDNTEKDQGRVNPDFSAGYSGLLGGDTLAAEVSGNLVFSTSATTASVAGNYLVSASGQASNNYALNYVEGVLKVKPTEALQSAVASVIAAVAVAPSQGNMVQADMIVSGETAPGKPAATQEAPREGEKGNAGSAPVVQLASNVVSNVLPGLRLSVVDSGLRLPIEAGGNKRQENQ; encoded by the coding sequence ATGAACCGCATCTACCGCTCCATCTGGAACCAGGCCACGGGCGCTTACGCCGCCGTTTCCGAAAACGTCAAATCCGCCGGCAAGCGCTCGATGCCAGGATGCAGCGGCGGCGGCGCGCATTTCGCCTTGACCAGCATGGCGGCGGCGCTGATGTTGGGCTATGGCAGTTTGGCGCTGGCGGGGCCGGCGGGTGGCACGGTGGTGGCGGGCCAGGCAACGATCAACGGCGCGCCGGGTGCGACGGTGATCAAGCAGGGCAGCCAGAACGCCGTCATCAACTGGGCCAGTTTCAATGTCGGCAAGGGCGAGTCGGTGCAATTCCAGCAGCCGAACAGCAATGCGGTAGCCCTGAACCGCGTGCTGGGCAGCGATGGCACGATCATCCTTGGCAACTTGTCGGCCAACGGCAAGGTGTTTATCGTCAACCCGAACGGCGTGCTGTTCGGCCAGGGCGCATCCGTGAACACGGCCGGCCTGGTGGCGTCCACGCTGGATATCAACAACGCCGACTTCATGGCCGGCAAGTACCAATTTAGCGGCAATGGCACGGGCAAGGTCCTGAACCAGGGCTCGATCAGCGCACCGGGCGGCTATGTGGCCTTGCTGGGCGCCAACGTGTCGAACGAGGGCACGATCCAGGCACGCCTGGGTTCGGTGGCCCTGGCGGCGGGCCGCGCCATCACGCTGGACGTGGCGGGCGACGGCTTGCTCAATGTCGCTGTCAACGCGGGCGCCGTGGGCGCCTTGGTCAACAATGGCGGCATGATCCGGGCGGACGGCGGCAGCGTGGTCTTGACGGCGCAGGCGGCCGGTGACTTGCTGAAAACCGTCGTCAACAACACGGGCGTGATCGAGGCGCAGACGATAGACACGCGCGGCGGCACGATCAAGTTGCTGGGCGACATGCAAAGCGGCACGGTCAACGCGGGTGGCACGCTGGACGCCAGCGCGCCCCTGACGGGCAATGGCGGCTTTGTCGATACCTCGGCCGCGCACGTCAAGATCGATGATGCGCTGAAGGTGACGACGGCGTCGGCCAAGGGGATGTCAGGCACCTGGCTGATCGATCCCACGGACTTCAATATTGCCGTCTCCGGCGGCGACATGACGGGCACCTTTCTGAGCAACTCATTGAAATCGGGCAATGTGCAGATCCAGAGCGTATCGGGTGCTGGCGGTACGCAAGGCAATATCAACGTCAACGATAACGTCAATTGGTCGGCCAACAAGCTGACCCTGACGGCGCAGAACAATATCAACATCAACAAGGCCATGCGCGGCTCGGGCACGGCCAGCCTGGCGCTGGAATACGGCCAGAGTGGGGTCGCCGCCGGCAATCTGGCCACCTACAACGTCAAGGCGGAAGTGGATTTGCCATCGGGCAATAATTTCAGTACCAAGCTGGGCAGCGATGGCGGCGTGACCGTGTATCAGGTCATTAACAGTTTGGGCGCCTTCAACAGCACTACCGGCAACGACGTGCAGGGCCTGGAGGGCAATTTGTCCGGCAACTATGTGCTGGGCAGCAATATTGACGCGCGCGCCACGGGCAGCTGGGAGAGTGGCAAGGGATTTATGCCTATCGGCAATGATACGACACCATTCACGGGCACGCTCGATGGCCTGGGCCATGAAATCATCGGGTTGACGATCAACCGTCCGGAAATGGCCATCGGTATGTTCGGCAATATCGGCACGGGCGGGGCGGTGCGCAACATGGGCTTGGGCAACGTCAGCGTTGCAGGGTCGGTAGCTGCCTATGCCAGTAGTAGCTACGCCGGCATCGGTGCGCTGGCCGCCGTTAATAATGGCAAGATCGATAACGTTTATAGCAGCGGCGCCGTGCATGGTTCTGGCTATATCAACATGGGCGCGCTGGTGGGCACCAATGCGGGCACGATCAGCAACAGCCGCGCGGCAGGCACGGTCGTTGCCGGTGGTTTTGGCGCGGCAGGCGGCTTGGTGGGCGAGAATGCGGCGGGCGGCTTCATCAAGAACAGTTCCAGCGCCGTGGCTGCCACATCCACCAATTATTTCGCTGGCGGCCTTGCCGTCTACAACCGCGGCACGATCAGCGACAGCTATGCCACGGGCGCCGTCAGCGTTGGCGGCACGGGCGGTAGCTATGGCGGCGGCTTGGCGGCCATTAACACGGGCGAAGGCACGGTCACGAACAGCTATGCGACGGGCAATGTCACGGGAGCTTCCGGCCTGGGTGGCTTGCTGGGGCGGATAGAAAGCGGCGCGGTAACGAACAGCTATGCCACCGGCAATGTGACCGGGACGAATAATCTCGGCGGCCTGGTTGGCGTGTCCGCCGGTCCGATAAGCAACAGCTATGCCACCGGCAATGTGACGGGCAACTCCACCGTGGGCGGCGTGGTGGGCTACAACATTGGTGTTGCCCTCACCAATGCATATTATTCGGGCAAGCTCACGACGACCGGCATTAATAACGGCGCTATTGTTGGCGATCACAATGGTGGTTCCATTGTCAATGCCTACTTCAACAGCACGCTGAATCCGGCGGCAACTGCCGTTGGCCATGTAGGCAATGGTGCAACCACCGTTGCCCAAGGCCTGACCAGCGCGCAGATGTTGCAAGGTAGTAATTTCGCAGGTTTCAATTTCACCACCACGGCCGGCGCGGCGGGTAACAACTGGGTGATCGTCAGCGGCGATGGTTCGCTCAATGGCGCCAGCGCTGGCACGCGCCCCATGCTGGCGTCGGAATGGTCGAACACCATCAATTCCACGCACCAGCTGCAATTGATGGCGATGAGCAAGGCCGCCAGTTACACGCTGGGCAGCAGCTTCAGCGCAGCCAGCACGGCCGCGAACGGCAATGACGTGTGGGGCAGTACGGGCTTCATCCCGGTCGGCACGGCCGGGTCGGCCTTCACGGGTAGCCTCGACGGCACCGGGCATATTGTTTCCAACCTCAATATTATCAAGTCGGGCGTGGCGGGCGTGGGCTTGTTTGGCGTCGTCGGCAGCGGCGGCGTGATCGCCAATGTGGGCTTGTCTGGTGGCACGATCAGCGGCGGCGACAATACGGGCGCCCTGGTCGGCACGAATGGCGGCAGCGTCAGCGGCAGCTTTGCCACCAGCGCCGTCACGGGCGCCAACAATGTCGGCGGCCTGGTGGGCAGCAACACTGGAACGGGCACCATCAAGGATAGCTATGCCAGCGGCGCGGTGACTGGCAGCAGCGGCGCGGGCGGCTTGGTGGGCAGCAACAGCGGCACGCTCGACACCAGCTATGCGAATGGCAGCGTGAGCGGCGCCGGCGGCGGCCTGGTCGGCACGGGCGCGGGCAGCGTCACGGGCAGTTACTGGGATAGCACTGCCAGTGGCAAGGCAACGAGCGCGGGCGGCACGGAGCTGACCACGAGCGGGCTCAAGACGCTGTCGAACTACACGGGCGCAGGCTGGGAACTGGGCCAGATGTGGGTCGCCTACGATGGCCAGAGCGCGCCTTTCCTGCGCTCGTTCATGAAGCAGATCGCCGTGCGCGTTTCTTACGACAGCAAGGTGTATGACGGCGTGGCCTACGCTGGCGGCAGCAATAGCGTCACATATTCGAACACGGTGGCAGGCGCCGATCTGCTCGGTACGCTCGCCTATGCAGGCAATGCCACAGGTGCCGTGAATGCGGGCACGTACGGGGTGTCGGCCAGCGGCCTGTATGCCACGGGCGGGCAGTCCGGCTATGCGATCAGCTATATCGATGGCGGCCTGGTGATCACGCCGAAAGCGTTGACGGTGACGGGCGCGACGGCGGCGGACAAGACCTATGACGGCAGCGCCACGGCGGCCATCACGGGCGGCGCGCTGAACGGCCTGGTGGGCGGCGAAACGCTGGTCTTGAACAGCGTCAGCGGCGTCTTCAATAGCCAGAATGCGGGCAATGGCAAGGCTGTCACGGTCACTGGCGCCAGCCTGGGCAACGGTTCGGGGCTGGCCAGCAACTACACGGTCGGCAGTTCGTCGGCGGGAACGGCGAATATCACGCCGAAAGCGCTGACGGTGACGGGCGCGACGGCGGCTGACAAGACCTATGACGGCAACGCCACGGCGGCCATCACGGGCGGCGCGCTGCACGGCCTGGTCAGTGGCGAAACGCTGGTCTTGAACAGCGCCAGCGGCGTCTTCAATAACCAGAACGCGGGCAATGGCAAGGCCGTCACGGTCACGGGCGCCAGCCTGGGCAACGACTCGGGGCTGGCCAGCAACTACACGGTTGCCCAGTCGTCGGCGGGAACGGCGAATATCACGCCGAAAGCGCTGACGGTGACGGGCGCGACGGCGGCGGACAAGACCTATGACGGCAATGCCACGGCGGCCCTCACGGGCGGCGCGCTGAATGGCCTGGTGGGCGGGGAAACGCTGGTATTGAATAGCGCCAGCGGCGTGTTCAATAACCAGAACGCGGGTAACGCCAAGGCCGTCACGCTCACGGGCGCCAGCCTGGGCGACGGCACGGGCCTGGCCAGCAACTATACGGTTGCCCAGTCGTCGGCGGGAACGGCGAATATCACGCCGAAAGCGCTGACGGTGACGGGCGCGACGGCGGCGGACAAGACCTATGACGGCAGCGCCACGGCGGCCATCACGGGCGGCGCCCTGGACGGCCTGGTCAGTGGAGAAACGCTGGTCTTGAACAGCGCCAGCGGCGTGTTCAATAACCAGAACGCGGGCAATGGCAAGGCCGTCACGGTCACGGGCGCCAGCCTGGGCGACGACTCGGGGCTGGCCAGCAACTACACAGTTGCCCAGTCGTCGGCGGGAACGGCGAATATCACGCCGAAAGCGCTGACGGTGACGGGCGCGACAGCGGCGGACAAGACCTATGACGGCAACGCCACGGCGGCCCTCACGGGCGGCGCGCTGAACGGCCTGGTGGGCGGGGAAACGCTGGTATTGAATAGCGCCAGCGGCGTCTTCAATAACCAGAACGCGGGCAATGGCAAGGCCGTTACCGTCACTGGCGCCAGCCTGGGCAACGGCTCGGGGCTGGCCAGCAACTACACGGTTGCCCAGTCGTCGGCGGGAACGGCGAATATCACGCCGAAAGCGCTGACGGTGACGGGCGCGACGGCGGCGGACAAGACCTATGACGGCAGCGCCACGGCGGCCATCACGGGCGGCGCCCTGGATGGCCTGGTCAGTGGCGAAACGCTGGTCTTGAACAGCGCCAGCGGCGTGTTCAATAACCAGAATGCGGGCAATGGCAAGGCCGTCACGCTCACGGGCGCCAGCCTGGGCGACGGCACGGGGCTGGCCAGCAACTATACGGTTGCCCAGTCGTCGGCGGGAACGGCGAATATCACGCCGAAAGCGCTGACGGTGACGGGCGCGACGGCGGCGGACAAGACCTATGACGGCAATGCCACGGCGGCCATCACGGGCGGCGCGCTGCACGGCCTGGTGGGCGGGGAAACGCTGGTCTTGAACAGCGCCAGCGGTGTGTTCAATAACCAGAACGCGGGCAACGCCAAGGCCGTTACCGTCACGGGCGCCAGCCTGGGCGACGGCACGGGCCTGGCCAGCAACTATACGGTTGCCCAGTCGTCGGCGGGAACGGCGAATATCACGCCGAAAGCGCTGACGGTGACGGGCGCGACGGCGGCGGACAAGACCTATGACGGCAACGCCACGGCGGCCCTCACGGGCGGCGCCCTGGACGGCCTGGTCAGCGGAGAAACGCTGGTCTTGAACAGCGCCAGCGGCGTGTTCAATAACCAGAACGCGGGCAATGGCAAGGCCGTCACGGTCACGGGCGCCAGCCTGGGCGACGGCACGGGCCTGGCCAGCAACTACACGGTTGCCCAGTCATCGGCGGGAACGGCGAATATCACGCCGAAAGCGCTGACGGTGACGGACGTGACGGCGTCGAGCCGGGTTTACGACGGTACGCAGCAGGCATCGCTGTCGGGTGGCGTATTGAGTGGCCTGGTCGGTTTGGAAACGCTGAACCTGGATCTGTCGAACCAGGCTGGAACTTTCAGCGACAAGAACGTAGGCGCCGGAAAAGTAGTCACCGTGACGGGCGCGACGGTCGCGGATGGTACTGGCCTGGCCAGCAACTATGCTTTCAGTAACGCTACCGGGGTGACGGCCAATATCTCCAAGGCTACCATCAGTAGCGTGTCGAATGTGGGTGTCAACAACAAGACTTACGATGGCTCGATGACGGCCACCTTGAGCGGTACGGCTATATTCAATGGCAAGGCGGGCGCGGATAATCTGACGGTGTCGAGCGGCAATGGCAGTTTTGTTGACAAGAACGCCGGTGCCGGTAAAACGGTAAACGTCAGCAACATCACCCTGGGTGGCGCGGACGCCGGCAACTACCTCCTGGACAGCACGACTTCCAGTGGCGTGGCCGATATCGCCAAGGCAACGATCAGCAGCGTGTCGAACGTGGGCGTGGACAACAAGACCTATGATGGCTTGAGAACAGCCACCTTGAAGGGAACTGCAAGCTTTGATGGCATTATTGGCAACGACAGCTTGAGTGTCGCAGGCTCTGGCTTGTTCAGCGACAAAAATGCGGGCACGGCCAAGGTTGTCACGGTTAGCGGTATCACGCTGGCTGGTGCGGACGCTGGCAACTACATTCTCGGTAGCAATGCTTCCAGTGGCACGGCCGATATCACGCCGAAAGCCCTGACGGTGGCGGGCCAGGTGGCGGGCAACAAGGTCTACGACGGCAATGCGGTAGCGCAACTGTCTGGCGGCAGCCTGGTCGGCCTGGTGGGCGGCGAAACCCTGGGCTTCTCCGGCCAGACGGCGGCCTTCAGCGACAAGAACGCGGCCAGCGCGAAAACCGTGACGGTCAGCGGTACCACTTTGCTCGACGGGTCGGGTGCGGCCAGCAACTATACGGTGGTCAACCCGACCGGCTTGACGGCCAGCATCACGCCGAAAGCCCTGACGGTGGCGGGCCAGGTGGCGGGCAACAAGGTCTACGACGGCAATGCCGTGGCGCAATTGCTTGGTGGCAGTCTGGTCGGCCTGGTGGGCGACGAAACCCTGGTCATCGCCGGCCAGACGGCGGCCTTCAGCGACAAGAACGCGGCCAGCGCGAAAACCGTGACGGTCAGCGGCACCACCTTGCTCGACGGGTCGGGTGCGGCCAGCAACTATACGGTAGTCAACCCGACCGGCTTGACGGCCAGCATCACGCCGAAAGCCCTGACGGTGGCGGGCCAGTTCGCGGGCAACAAGGTCTACGACGGCAATGCCGTGGCGCAATTGCTTGGTGGCAGTCTGGTCGGCCTGGTGGGCGATGAAACCCTGGTCATCGCCGGCCAGACGGCGGCCTTCAGCGACAAGAATGCGGCGAACGCGAAAACCGTGACGGTCAGCGGTACCACCTTGCTCGACGGGTCGGGTGCGGCCAGCAACTATACGGTGGTCAACCCGACCGGCTTGACGGCCAGCATCACGCCGAAAGCCCTGACGGTGGCGGGCCAGGTGGCGGGCAACAAGGTCTACGATGGCAATGCGGTAGCGCAACTGTCTGGCGGCAGTCTGGTCGGCCTGGTGGGCGACGAAACCCTGGTCATCGCCGGCCAGACGGCGGCCTTCAGCGACAAGAACGCGGCCAGCGCGAAAACCGTGACGGTCAGCGGCACCACCTTGCTCGACGGGTCGGGTGCGGCCAGCAACTATACGGTGGTCAACCCGACCGGCTTGACGGCCAGCATCACGCCGAAAGCCCTGACGGTGGCGGGCCAGGTGGCGGGCAACAAGGTCTACGACGGCAATGCCGTGGCGCAATTGCTTGGTGGCAGTCTGGTCGGCCTGGTGGGCGACGAAACCCTGGTCATCGCCGGCCAGACGGCGGCCTTCAGCGACAAGAATGCGGCCAGCGCGAAAACCGTGACGGTCAGCGGCACCACCTTGCTCGACGGTTCCGGTTCAGCCAGCAATTATTCGGTCAGCAACCCGACCGGCTTGACGGCCAGCATCACGCCGAAAGCCCTGACGGTGGCGGGCCAGATCGCTGGCAACAAGGTCTACGATGGCAATACCGTGGCGCAGCTGATCGGTGGCAGCCTGGTCGGCCTGGTGGGCGATGAAACCCTGGCCATCGCCGGCCAGACGGCGGCCTTCAGCGACAAGAATGCGGCCAGCGCGAAAACCGTGACAGTCAGCGGCACGACCTTGCTCGACGGGTCGGGTGCGGCCAGCAACTATACGGTGGTCAACCCGACCGGCTTGACGGCGAGCATCACGCCGGCGTCCATCAGTGCCATTTCCGGTATCGTGGCAGCGAACAAGGTGTATGACGGTGGCACGGCGGCCAGCCTGAACCTGGCGGGCGCCAGTTTCAATGGCATGCTGGCCGGCGACGCCCTGAGCCTGGGCAGCGGACCCGTTCTTGGCACCTTCAGCGACAAGAATGCGGCGCTGGGCAAGACCGTGGTCATCAGCGGTTTGGGCCTGGCCGGTGCCGATGCGGGCAACTATGTACTGGCCAGCAGCCTGGCCAGTACCACGGCCACGATTACGCCAGCCGCCTTGACGGTCAGCGCCATCGGCGTCAACAAGGTGTATGACGCCAGCACGACTGCCGCCGTCTCCTTGCGCGACAACCGCATCGGTAATGACCAGCTGAGTATTGCCAGCAATGGCGCCAGTTTCAGCGACAAGAATGCGGGCGTGGGCAAGACGGTGACGGTGGCAGGCATAAGCCTGAGCGGCACGGATGCGGGCAATTACGTGGTCAACTCCAGTGCCAGCACCACGGCCACGATCTCGCAGGCAGCGCTGACGGTCAAAGTCGACAACACTGAAAAAGACCAGGGACGCGTCAACCCCGACTTCAGCGCCGGCTACAGCGGCCTGCTCGGTGGCGACACGCTGGCCGCCGAAGTGAGCGGCAACCTGGTGTTCAGCACGTCGGCAACGACGGCATCCGTGGCCGGCAATTATCTGGTATCGGCATCGGGCCAGGCGTCGAACAATTACGCCTTGAACTATGTGGAGGGCGTGCTGAAGGTCAAGCCGACGGAAGCGCTGCAAAGCGCAGTCGCCAGCGTGATCGCGGCCGTTGCCGTGGCGCCTTCGCAGGGCAATATGGTGCAGGCCGACATGATCGTCAGTGGCGAGACGGCACCAGGCAAGCCTGCCGCCACGCAGGAGGCGCCGCGCGAGGGAGAGAAGGGTAACGCAGGCAGCGCGCCGGTAGTGCAACTGGCCAGCAATGTCGTCAGCAATGTCCTGCCAGGCCTGCGCTTGAGCGTGGTCGATAGCGGCCTGCGCCTGCCGATCGAAGCTGGCGGCAACAAGCGCCAGGAAAACCAGTAA